The following proteins come from a genomic window of Mustelus asterias chromosome 1, sMusAst1.hap1.1, whole genome shotgun sequence:
- the elovl7a gene encoding elongation of very long chain fatty acids protein 7a, translating to MSFKELTARAVLLYDEWLKDADPRVEDWPLMSSPLPQTVILGAYIYFVTFFGPKLMENRKPLRLKQIMIVYNLSMVIYSVYMCYEFLMSGWATGYSFRCDLVDYSRSPQALRMAWTCWLFYISKFIELSDTIFFVLRKKNSQVTFLHVYHHTIMSFTWWFGVKFAPGGLGTFHALINCIVHIIMYSYYGLSALGQTYQKYLWWKKYMTTIQLVQFVVITVHIGQFFFMKNCQYQYPVFLYIIWLYGVSFMILFLNFWYYAYTKGQRLPKNGVNKSKKEQ from the exons ATGTCCTTCAAAGAACTGACAGCGAGAGCCGTACTCCTGTACGATGAATGGCTTAAAGATGCGG ATCCCAGAGTTGAAGACTGGCCATTAATGTCTTCTCCACTCCCACAAACCGTTATCCTTGGAGCCTACATCTACTTTGTGACGTTTTTTGGGCCAAAGCTAATGGAGAACCGGAAACCGCTGCGGTTGAAGCAAATAATGATCGTGTACAATTTGTCCATGGTGATCTATTCCGTATATATGTGTTATGAA TTTCTTATGTCGGGCTGGGCCACTGGATACTCATTCCGTTGTGACCTTGTGGATTACTCCAGGTCACCACAAGCCCTCAGG ATGGCCTGGACGTGCTGGCTTTTTTACATATCAAAGTTTATTGAGTTATCGGACACT ATCTTCTTTGTGCTTCGAAAGAAGAACAGTCAAGTGACATTCCTTCATGTTTATCATCACACCATCATGTCTTTCACATGGTGGTTTGGAGTCAAATTTGCTCCAG GCGGTCTGGGAACCTTTCATGCTCTTATAAACTGTATCGTCCATATAATCATGTATTCGTACTATGGTTTATCTGCACTGGGGCAAACTTACCAGAAGTATTTATGGTGGAAAAAGTACATGACCACTATTCAATTG GTTCAGTTTGTGGTGATTACTGTCCATATTGGGCAGTTCTTCTTCATGAAAAATTGCCAATACCAGTATCCAGTTTTCCTCTACATAATATGGCTTTATGGAGTTAGCTTTATGATTTTATTTCTCAACTTCTGGTACTACGCGTACACAAAGGGGCAAAGATTGCCAAAGAATGGAGTGAACAAGTCGAAGAAGGAGCAGTAA